In uncultured Desulfuromusa sp., a genomic segment contains:
- a CDS encoding UDP-2,3-diacylglucosamine diphosphatase, producing the protein MKAIFLSDAHLRHPQDNNYLRLLDFLNQQKDLDALFLLGDIFEFWLGYKHLAFTAYIPLLEKLRQLSTSGTKLFFVEGNHDFNLGPYFTKTLNCTVIPDQQKISWDGKNILISHGDLIKQDRNYQRLRSFWRSWPIKFLAKIIHPDIVWSFALWLSNKSSKNNPERNHQNPSTYLIPFSETSDSDIVVCGHFHFPLEKEHQGVRIIALGDWITQFSYAEMQDGKITLKQFVN; encoded by the coding sequence ATGAAAGCAATATTTTTATCAGATGCCCACTTGCGCCATCCACAGGATAACAACTACCTGAGGCTCCTTGATTTTTTAAATCAACAAAAGGACCTTGATGCTCTTTTCCTGCTTGGCGATATTTTTGAGTTTTGGTTAGGTTATAAACACCTGGCATTTACAGCCTATATACCTCTCCTGGAAAAACTCCGCCAGTTATCAACGTCAGGAACAAAACTTTTCTTTGTAGAAGGCAACCACGATTTCAATCTTGGCCCATACTTCACCAAAACTCTTAATTGTACAGTCATACCTGACCAACAAAAGATCAGCTGGGATGGGAAAAACATTCTGATCAGCCATGGAGATCTGATCAAGCAGGATCGTAACTATCAACGCCTGAGATCATTCTGGCGCAGTTGGCCGATTAAGTTCCTGGCAAAAATCATTCATCCGGATATCGTTTGGTCATTTGCACTCTGGCTCAGCAATAAGAGCTCTAAAAACAATCCGGAAAGAAACCATCAAAACCCATCAACATACTTAATACCATTTTCGGAGACGAGTGACAGCGATATTGTTGTTTGTGGACACTTTCATTTTCCACTGGAGAAAGAACATCAGGGTGTCAGAATTATCGCGTTGGGTGACTGGATAACCCAGTTTTCCTATGCAGAGATGCAAGATGGTAAGATTACATTAAAACAATTCGTTAACTGA
- a CDS encoding VOC family protein yields MKYPMIHICYRVMDLQASEKFYHEAFGFEVSRKKDYPEGRFTLSYMTSADLPFELELTYNYDQQQPYEMGNGYSHLAVSTTDLEASHKRHTEMGLKVTPLKGLVAGNPRFYFVTDPDGFLVEVVRSS; encoded by the coding sequence ATGAAATACCCAATGATTCACATTTGTTACCGTGTTATGGATTTGCAAGCTTCGGAGAAATTCTATCATGAGGCTTTCGGGTTTGAAGTATCACGCAAGAAAGATTATCCCGAAGGACGTTTTACTTTAAGCTATATGACCTCCGCAGATCTTCCTTTTGAACTGGAACTGACCTACAACTATGATCAGCAGCAGCCTTATGAAATGGGCAATGGCTATTCGCATCTTGCAGTATCTACAACGGATTTGGAGGCTTCACACAAGCGGCATACCGAGATGGGGCTTAAGGTGACGCCATTGAAAGGGCTTGTGGCCGGAAATCCACGGTTTTATTTTGTCACCGATCCTGATGGTTTTCTGGTTGAAGTTGTCCGTAGTTCTTGA
- a CDS encoding tetratricopeptide repeat protein yields the protein MSIEDLLEKGLQAFDQGDFKAAEILYQQALEGEKTAEVWLLLAEAQIENGSYGKAHKSLSAGLLLEADNVDLLYSLGDLYLEEENYDLAVETYKKIIELDPQEADAWVCKAVAQMNNDNLSAAGKTCRHALEIDPGLAFGHNALGDIYVAQGKVEAGMNCFHQALKLDATDPQPYLSLAELYYDADDLKSAEEYCQKGLALDAGLAPGYLTLGYICLDQDRTQEAVDNFQQFLRLETSAAAKHIRDEVAAVIEGLK from the coding sequence ATGTCTATTGAAGATTTATTGGAAAAAGGCTTGCAAGCTTTTGATCAGGGGGACTTTAAAGCAGCGGAAATATTATATCAGCAGGCTCTGGAGGGAGAAAAAACAGCAGAAGTCTGGTTGTTACTGGCTGAAGCTCAGATTGAAAACGGCTCCTATGGGAAGGCGCATAAAAGTCTGTCTGCGGGATTGCTTTTGGAAGCTGATAACGTTGATCTCCTTTATTCTCTAGGGGATCTATATCTTGAAGAAGAAAATTATGATCTGGCGGTAGAGACCTATAAGAAAATTATAGAACTTGATCCGCAAGAAGCTGATGCCTGGGTTTGTAAAGCGGTGGCACAGATGAATAACGATAATTTAAGCGCTGCAGGAAAAACCTGTCGACATGCTCTCGAAATCGATCCGGGATTGGCTTTTGGGCATAATGCCCTGGGAGATATTTATGTTGCTCAGGGCAAGGTTGAGGCAGGAATGAATTGTTTTCATCAGGCATTAAAGCTTGATGCAACAGATCCGCAGCCTTATCTCAGTCTCGCTGAGCTGTATTATGATGCCGACGATCTGAAGTCAGCTGAAGAATATTGTCAGAAAGGCCTGGCATTGGATGCTGGCTTGGCACCCGGGTATCTGACCCTTGGCTATATCTGTCTGGATCAGGATCGCACTCAGGAAGCGGTTGATAATTTCCAACAGTTTCTACGTTTGGAAACCAGTGCTGCGGCCAAGCATATCCGCGATGAAGTCGCAGCAGTTATCGAGGGCCT